In the Triticum aestivum cultivar Chinese Spring chromosome 2B, IWGSC CS RefSeq v2.1, whole genome shotgun sequence genome, AGTCAAGTCTTTCGATCTCACCACTACAGTAGGTAAGTATAGCATTCACCGTGCTTGTCTCAGAATTCAGAGCTGTGCTTTAGCTAGACTAAGGCCCTGTTCGGCTCCCGGAATCTGAAGGCCAAAGGAAAGCATAAAATTTCAGGGCCATGTTTTAGCTGAGGAACCAGCCGGCAATTCAAAACCAAGCTGCTGGCACCTTCATTCCCCCAGTAACTCACTCGCACCTTCGAAAACAAGTGATCTGCATCCACCCCTGTTTATCTTCACACGAGATCGAGCTGCCTGCAGGATACTGTCACCAAATCAGTGCCCAAATCAAATGCTCAACTTCACCTGGGCATATGGCAATCCCCAAATCTTCTTCCCAAAAGGGCCATGCCAGCCCATTTCGGTGGTGGCGTATGCCTATTTCTTTGTCATGCCAGCCCATGAGGTACCTGCTTCAGTGTGAGTTCAGTCAGCCAAGTCACAAGTCACCAGTAGTCTCTGCAGGAGCAGGCGCCGTCCTGGAACCTGTGGAACCGGTTGGCGTCCCTGACAACCATCGCCCGCCCCACCACCCGCGACAGCCCCTTGAAGAACTCGTGGCAGTCGCCGCACACCCGAAGGTTCTTGTACACCCTGATCACCTCCCTcctccccccctcctcctcctcttccttcccaCCGTCGCCATCGTGGCGCTCACCGTGGTGCAGCAGCCACAGCCCCACGGCCAGCCGCTCGCTATGCGCCCGCAGGCCCTCGGCGCGCGACTCCTCGTCCACGTCGTGCAGCGCCGCCGCGTGCGCCGACGACCCAGCACTGTACCCGAGCCGCTCCCTCATCCTGCTCTCCATGCCGCGGAGCACGCGGCGGATGTCGGCGGCGCGCGGGTGGGTGGCGTCGCCGCCGCCGTAGAAGAAGTGCGCCTCCTTGCCGACCTCCACCCAGCTGCACCCACCCTGCTTCCGCAGGCCCCGGCGCCGCATGGCGTCGCGCACCTGCTGGTGCTCGTGCCACTCGCCGGCCTCCGCAAAGATGTTCGACAGCATCACGTAGTTGGCCGGGTTGTCGCCGTCCATGGCCAGGAGGGCCTCGCCCGCCTCCCTGGCTAGGGAGACGTCCTTGTGCACCCTGCAGGCGCTGAGCAGCGTCTGCCATACGCCAACGGTGGGTGCCATCGGCATCGTCGCAACGAGGTCCCTGGCCTCCGCGAGCTCCCCAGCGCGGCCGAGGAGGTCGACCATGCACGCGTAGTGCTCTGCTCTCGGCCTCAGCCGCCGATCCTGTCGGATCACTGAGAAGTACCGGCGGCACTCGTCGACAAGGCCGGAGTGGCTGCACGCCGACAGAAGGGCCAGGTAGGCTACCTCATCGGGCTCCACGCCTTCCGCTCGCATCTCCTCAAACATGTCAATGGCCTCGCGCCCATGGCCATGCTTCCCAAGGCCGTTGATCATTGCTGTCCATGACACTACGTTCCTCATCGGCGTCTCCCGGAACCGCCGCTCCGCCTCATCAGTCAGCCCGCACTTGTGGTACATGTCGACAATGGAGTTGGACACTGACACGTCCATCCCTGTTGGATTCTTCACCGTGTAGCAGTGCACTTGCCTCCCCTGCTCGACGAGAGCAAAGTCTGCAAACACGCCAACGATGCTGGAGAGGACATGTCCATCAGCACGGACGCCAGAGCTCCAGAACCGCCGGAACAGCTCCAATGCTTCCTTCACCTGCCCTTCTTGTGCGTGCCCGACGATCACCGTCGTCCACTGGATGGCATTCTTCCTTTCCAACCGATCGAACACCTGCATTGCCGCCGGCAGGCACTGGCATTTTACATACACATCAAGCAGCGCACCGGCGACGATGACACTGGATGCCGTGGAGACCCCTCTGGTCACCATGGCCGCGTGAGCCTGCGTGCCCTCTCGAGCCGCGCCTAGGCCACTGCAAGCTTTCAGCAAACTGGCGAAGGTGAACTCATCAGGCTGACAACCCTCGTCACCTCGCCGCTGCATCTCCCGGAAGACGAGCAGCGAGTCCCTGCCTTGCCCGGCATGCGCGTAGCCAGAGATCATGGCGTTCCAGGTGACGAGGTCCCTGAACGCAGCAGCGCCATCAAACACCCGCCGCGCGTCGCCGATCCTCCCGCCCTTGGAGTACACGAGCACCAGCGAGTTGGCGACGACGCCATGCCCCTCGAACCCCATCCTGACGCAGGCCCCGTGGACACGAACACCGGCGCCCATGTCGCCGACCACGCCACATGCCTTGAGGGTGGCCGAGAGCGTGAACTCGTTCGGCGGGGCCTCCGAGACCCTCCGCATCTCCCCGAACAGCCGGAGGCACTCCCCGGCGCGCCCCTGCTGCAGGAAGCCCACCATGAGCGCCGTCCACGACACCACGTTCCTCTCgggcattccgtcgaacacctgGCCGGCCGCGTCGAGGCGGCCGCACTTGGCGTACATGTCGACCAGGTTGTTGCCGAGCATGGTGTCGGATCCGAAGCCGAGCTTGGTGAGCGCGCCGTGGAGCTGCGCGCCGCCGCGGAGGTCCGCGCCCCTCGCGCTCGCCCGGAGGAGGTCCGCGAGCATCCTCCGCCGCTCCACTGGATCCGCGGGGAGTGTTGGAAGGGAGATGGCGCCGCGGGGAGGGCCCGGCTGGGGCGATGAGAGATCGCGGCGAGGTCAGCATGTGGAGGGGCGCCGGTCGTGGGCGCGCACGGTGCGCGCTGGGAGTGGCGTCGGACGGGGAAAGAGAAGAGGCAGAGGGACAAGTGTGGTGTTTTTTTCTCTGTAATCTCTGAAATGGTGATGGAATATGAATTTCAAGGTTCAGTACAAATTTGGCTCAAAATCACCCATCTTCATATGGAAATTTTGAACTGGGCGCCATGCTTTTATTTTCAAAGTAGCTGCTGTTGGCTACGATCTGATTCTCCCTCCGTTCCGATCCGCATGTAGTCTGTGGTGGAATCTCAAGACTTATATTTCGGAACAAAGGGAGTAGATGTTCTAATCTTTTTATGAATCGGACGATATGTAGACACGTTTTtctgtgtttgttcactcatttcacaCCGTATTAGacgtccatattgaaatatccaaaatatCTTATACTTGTGAATGGAGTATTGTTTTTCTCACGTTATGATTCATGAAAACAAACAAGTCCAGAACAAAACTACTACTccctatgttcctaaatataagtttcaATATGTCAAAAAACGTCAaacattgtgggacggagggagtacattcgaagcaaaataagtgaatctacactctaaattacgtctatatacatccgtatgtagtttatagcgaaatctctaaaaaaacttatattttcgAGAGTACAAAAAAAAAACTTATATTAGAGACGGATGGAGTACATCTGTACCAAAAATAAAAGGAGTCTTTAGGCTAGTTTACCCTTAAAAAATGTCTAATATTTCGGTAAAGTAGCTGTGAATTCTCCTGTCAGGGTTACCGCCTCCTCACAGCGAAAAGTTGCTTCTTCTCTCAGGCATCTCAGGCAATTGTTTACGAACCAGAACCGtgcaaaatactccctctgtctcaaaataagtgtctcgagTACGAAATAGTACAGTAATTGGCATTTTTCTTTCTACTGGTAGACTTGCATCCAGAGTTTCCTTACATTATATTCAACACATTCACATTTTTATACAGCAAGTCAGGTACAGTAAACTAAGCAACCACTCCTAAGCTTCAGATGCTGAGCAGTCCTACATGCTACAGTTCAACGGCACGAAACTGTATATGGATCTATTTCTGTAAAGTACAAACATTCAGATCTATATTGCCACCATCTGAAGCCAACACAAACAAGCAAACAGATATCCTATGCTTCAGATGATACTGCGGCCAGCACCAAAATCCACTTCAGTTTCAGTGTGGCATCTACGGTCGGAGGAAGCCGTGGTTGATGAATTCTTGCAAGGACAGCCGCTTCACTGAAAACAAAACAGGCTTCCAGACGTCAGCTATGTAACCATCCAGAGTTTCAGCATTTTGGTTAGCGGAAGAGGCGGCATGACCAGCGTCGAAGACAGACCTGGATTCGTGCATAGTAGTCTGGTGCATATGTCGATGGAGTCTGGATGCAGGCTGGGCACCACGAGTTGCGAGAACGGAAGGGAGCTACTAGTTCTGTTTATGCATTGAAGCATCTGAAGAAAGTAAAAAATGTGAGCCAAGGACAGTTCTGAAATCTAGTTCACTGAAATGATGATTGGACAAAGCTGACGAGTGGAAGCGTAGTACCTGCACGTTGCTTCTACCACGGAACGGCGGGTAGCCGTTCAAGAGCTCAAAGAGGATCGCGCCGATACTCCACAAGTCTACCTGCACACAGGAGATGTTCAGATTTGTGCCATTCGTTGCGGCAAAAAAAATGTTGGGCACGTGAGCATATACGGCATACCTTGTCATCGTACTTCTGAAATAGCATGACTTCAGGGGCCATGTACAAACGAGTGCCGCAGGCTGTCTCCGCATACTCCCCAGGATGAAGAACCCTAGTAAACACAGCAACAAATGTGACTGCATTTTTGTTTGTCCAGAAACTTGATTGCCTAACTAACGAGCCTTACTTATCACGCTGAACACACTCCACCATGTTTAGCATCATTACATATTTTGGGTTTCTGTTACTATGATGTGGTTCAGTAGCTAATAGATGTTGAAGAACGTCTAATGATTGATTTCTCAGCTGACCGAAGGAATAGCAAAGTTGACCAAAAGAACGTCGAACGATTGATTTCAAAGTTGACCAAAAGAACAGCAGCGGCTGCTACGATGAATGGCATATTTTTTCCTGCAACTACTCATACATGATAAAATGGGTACTTGTCAATACAAGAACTGCCATTTCAGAACTAACCTGGACAGACCAAAATCGGATATCTTGAGTATCGCATCGCTGCCAGGACAAGAGAGTAGGATGTTCTGCAACAATCCATTCAACAGCTCTATCAATTCAAAATTAACAGTTCAACCTAGTTAGAAAGCACTAAACAAGGAAATTAACAAGGGATTTCAGTCCCTGGACCTCGGGCTTCAAGTCCCGGTGGACGACGTGGTGCCGGCGGAGCACTTGCAAACCAGCTCCTGCCAGCCACAAGGGGGCAAGCTCCAGTTTTCACACATCACATTGAATCGAAATCGACGGTGGAAACAAAATTTCCGCGAACAATTGGGGAATACAGTGGATGAATTACCGATCTGTCTCATGAAATTCCTGGCGACGCTCTCCTCCACCCTGCCGCCGGCGCGCTTGACGTAGGTCGCCAGGTCTCCCCCCTCGCAGAGCTCCATGACGAGGTAGATGCAGCCCGGGGTCTGTCCGAGGGACGACGGAGCGTAATAAGCCACTCGATTGGTACAGGAAGAGAAGGGGGGCTTGGGGGCGCTCGTACCCGGACGACGTCGAGGAGGCGGATGATGTTGGGGTGGCTGACGGCGGCGAGGAAGCGGAGCTCGCAGTCGAGGCTGTCGCGGAGGCGGgcggggaggccggccagccgcaCCTGCTTCACGGCCGCGGGGGCGCCCGTCGAGAGCCGCACCGCGCGCCACACCGACGTGGCCGGGGGCCGCCCCCCGAGGCGCTCGCGCAGCTCGTAGCCGCCCACCACCGTCGGCGCCGCCTCCGTGCTCCTCCCGGCCATCGAGAACGGACTGGAAGGCCGTACCCAAACGAGACCAAAAAAAATCTTGGAATGAAAAGGGAAATTCTGATTGGGCCAGGAGCACCATTATCTGACAGGCTGTGAGCCCAGGATGAGAAAGCTCAAACTATTAGAAAAAGCCCATCTTCTTCTTCCAGAGCCCGGAGGCAATTCATGGTTTCGTCATGAGATATTCAGCAGACCTGGACATTATCGCAGACGCTTCGCAGAATCAAGGTACAACTATGCCACAGTCAGAGCAGGTGCCAAAGTGGATCCCTCTAATGGAAGGTATGGTCAAAATTAATGTAGATGGAGGAATAGCGAAGAACAGTTGTAAGGGTGTGgcggccgctgagggagtcctggactaaggggtcctcgggcaaccggactatatactttggccggactgttggataataaagatacaagatagaagacttcgtcccgtgtccggatgggactatggAGCCGCACCGCGCGCCACACTGACGTGGCCGGTGGCCGCCCGCCCAGGCGCTCCCGCAGCTCGTAGCCGCCCACCACCGGCGACGCCGCCTCCGTGCTCCTCTCTGCCATCGAGAACGCACTGGAAGGCCGTACCAAGCGAGACAAAAAAACTTCCTAGAATGAAAATAGCAATTCTGATTGGGCCAAGATGTCCATTATCCGACATGCCGTAAGCCCAGGATGAGAAAGCTCAAACTATTAGCAAAAGCCCATTATTTACTCTCTTTTTTTATCAAAAGGCCATTGGTTTCTAAAAAAAGCCCATCGATTATTCCCCTAAAAAAATGAGAGCAGCTAAATGGAGATTATCCTTGCGGGGATCGGCAGGTCGCGGGAGCATGCCAAGTGGTGCATCTAGCCGCCGTCACATGTCACGTGCTGGGCGCTCCCTCTAAATTTCGTATTTTATTTTTCTATATATGTTTTCGGGTTTATATGGTTCATTTCTGGTTTTTCGGGTTTCCACTGGTTTTTCTTAGGTTTCATAAGAACAAATCGTGGATATTTTTCAGCGCAAAAAACTAAATTGTTCTCCCATGAAAAAGCATAGATTACTTCTCGTGGCGACACAAAATTGCTTTCGTGGGAAGAAGAAAAATTGTGCTTCCAGATTTGTTTCTCATGtaggctgatatgtctccaacgtatctataatttataaagtattcatgctgttattttatcattcttggatgttttacaaccattttatagcaactttatatcattttttgggactaacctattgaccaagtgcctagtgccagttgctgtttttttcttgttttttacatcgcaggaaatcaataccaaacggagtccaaacgcaacgaaactccacgaagattttttatggaccagaaggaacccaatgggccagagctgcacttaggggggtgccccgaggggggcacaacccaccagggcgcgccagggccccctggcgcgcccaggtgggttgtgcccacctcggtggcctcccacaccccctctttaccctataaattcacaaatattccaaaacccatgggggtagccctagatcagaagttccgccgccgcaaggcctttgtatccacgagatccaatctagacctcgttccggcaccctgctggagggaggaatcatctccggtggccatct is a window encoding:
- the LOC123047520 gene encoding putative pentatricopeptide repeat-containing protein At3g15130 — translated: MLADLLRASARGADLRGGAQLHGALTKLGFGSDTMLGNNLVDMYAKCGRLDAAGQVFDGMPERNVVSWTALMVGFLQQGRAGECLRLFGEMRRVSEAPPNEFTLSATLKACGVVGDMGAGVRVHGACVRMGFEGHGVVANSLVLVYSKGGRIGDARRVFDGAAAFRDLVTWNAMISGYAHAGQGRDSLLVFREMQRRGDEGCQPDEFTFASLLKACSGLGAAREGTQAHAAMVTRGVSTASSVIVAGALLDVYVKCQCLPAAMQVFDRLERKNAIQWTTVIVGHAQEGQVKEALELFRRFWSSGVRADGHVLSSIVGVFADFALVEQGRQVHCYTVKNPTGMDVSVSNSIVDMYHKCGLTDEAERRFRETPMRNVVSWTAMINGLGKHGHGREAIDMFEEMRAEGVEPDEVAYLALLSACSHSGLVDECRRYFSVIRQDRRLRPRAEHYACMVDLLGRAGELAEARDLVATMPMAPTVGVWQTLLSACRVHKDVSLAREAGEALLAMDGDNPANYVMLSNIFAEAGEWHEHQQVRDAMRRRGLRKQGGCSWVEVGKEAHFFYGGGDATHPRAADIRRVLRGMESRMRERLGYSAGSSAHAAALHDVDEESRAEGLRAHSERLAVGLWLLHHGERHDGDGGKEEEEEGGRREVIRVYKNLRVCGDCHEFFKGLSRVVGRAMVVRDANRFHRFQDGACSCRDYW
- the LOC123042871 gene encoding serine/threonine-protein kinase ATG1t: MAGRSTEAAPTVVGGYELRERLGGRPPATSVWRAVRLSTGAPAAVKQVRLAGLPARLRDSLDCELRFLAAVSHPNIIRLLDVVRTPGCIYLVMELCEGGDLATYVKRAGGRVEESVARNFMRQIGAGLQVLRRHHVVHRDLKPENILLSCPGSDAILKISDFGLSRVLHPGEYAETACGTRLYMAPEVMLFQKYDDKVDLWSIGAILFELLNGYPPFRGRSNVQMLQCINRTSSSLPFSQLVVPSLHPDSIDICTRLLCTNPVKRLSLQEFINHGFLRP